One genomic region from Pseudoduganella lutea encodes:
- a CDS encoding IS1595 family transposase, translated as MGAMEFHVVFKALAQLQLSDDEIALLQGFVANVVQPGQCLHLIEEAAGKRPCPRCGGTRCHRSGHANGLQRYRCVACRRSFNVLTGTPLARLRLRDKWLPYFQCLIESTTVRKAAERVDVAKSTSFRWRHRFIAAVRREGRPKLSGIVEADETYHLESQKGSRHLDRRPRKRGGKASKRGISKEFDCILVARDRTRQTCEFVTGRGPVSASQLSEHLKPVLAPDILLISDAAKAYATFARQAGITHEEVNVKAGIRARGAIHIQGVNAWHSRFKAWLRRFNGVASRYLAHYTGWLRVLDTAAWTAPAQWLRVAVASA; from the coding sequence ATGGGCGCAATGGAGTTCCACGTGGTGTTCAAGGCGCTGGCGCAGCTCCAGCTTTCCGACGATGAGATCGCTCTTTTGCAAGGCTTCGTGGCGAACGTCGTGCAACCTGGCCAGTGCCTGCACCTGATCGAGGAGGCTGCCGGCAAGCGGCCTTGTCCCAGATGCGGCGGCACGCGATGCCACCGCAGCGGCCATGCGAACGGCCTGCAACGCTATCGCTGCGTGGCCTGCCGGCGCAGCTTCAATGTGCTGACCGGCACGCCGCTGGCCCGCCTGCGTCTGCGCGACAAATGGTTGCCGTACTTCCAATGCCTCATCGAGTCCACCACGGTGCGCAAGGCCGCCGAGCGCGTGGACGTGGCGAAGTCCACCAGCTTCCGCTGGCGTCACCGGTTTATTGCCGCCGTGCGCCGCGAAGGCCGGCCGAAGCTCTCGGGCATCGTCGAAGCCGACGAAACGTATCACCTCGAATCACAAAAAGGTTCGCGGCACCTGGACCGCCGGCCCCGCAAGCGTGGTGGCAAGGCGTCAAAGCGCGGGATCAGCAAGGAGTTCGACTGCATTCTGGTGGCGCGTGACCGCACACGGCAAACCTGTGAATTCGTGACAGGCCGCGGCCCGGTCAGCGCCAGCCAACTGTCGGAACACCTGAAGCCGGTGCTGGCGCCGGACATCCTGTTGATCAGCGATGCCGCCAAGGCTTATGCCACATTCGCCAGGCAGGCGGGCATCACGCACGAGGAGGTCAACGTCAAGGCGGGCATCCGAGCGCGTGGCGCCATCCACATCCAGGGCGTGAATGCCTGGCACAGCCGCTTCAAGGCCTGGCTGCGCCGCTTCAACGGTGTAGCCAGCCGCTATCTGGCCCACTACACGGGCTGGCTGCGTGTGCTCGATACGGCGGCGTGGACGGCACCGGCGCAATGGTTGCGTGTTGCGGTAGCGTCTGCCTGA
- a CDS encoding alpha-1,6-glucosidase domain-containing protein translates to MISRFGLALACASLFAGCGGSGDDAADAPQAAAAPVRMAAATERASAAAPVAPGSIRMHFHRMQGDEAQWGVYSWDGPQTPSPAWISGRFMFTQRDAFGAYVDIPLAAGKTAISFLVTDGNGTKNCGADQQAALRPDVMTAGQEVWLLEGDCTVHAEQPALTYGNLGSAKAHWLSGTTLAWPGAPANATYRLYYALNGGMTASPSATTGLAGADGSLPLEAAALPEAIRQKFPHLAGATGLRLAGAGGGDAARFDSARLASAQFAIAQIAADGSLVQVTSLQQAGMLDDLFATRASNAQLGVTFDRQGVPTFRVWAPTAKSVRLDVYASASAANATSVPMTRNAASGVWSYTAPNASWTNSAYYTYTVQVLSRWANNTLVTNTVTDPYSLSVSANSTRSFVANLDSPGLKPAGWDDHAIPKLDSPTDIALYELHIRDFSATDNTVPAAHRGKYLAFTDTEAAPMRHLKSLQKAGMTHVHLLPSYDFSSVDEAGCVTPVIPGGAADATTQQAAVAATRDTDCFNWGYDPVHYNTPEGSYATDAKDGAVRVREFRSMVQALHETGLRVTMDVVYNHTSQSQQGPLSVLDRIVPAYYYRLGAEGNILNDSCCADTAQENAMMAKLMIDSVALWTKQYKIDSFRFDIMGFTPLALMKRLQVAADTAAGRPIYLYGEAWNFGAVGNDARFVQARQANMFGTGIGSFNDRIRDTVRGGGCCDTGSALVTQQGFINGVWLDPNAESTQTRDDALRLADLARVALSGTLRDYRFTDRFGNVRSNAEIDYFGQQAGFAASPAETINYIEAHDNQTLFDVNALKLPQATPLADRVRVQTLGAAINILSQGVPFFHAGQEILRSKSLDRDSYNAGDWFNRLDYGYTSNNFGVGLPVAGVNEGSWPVMAPVLANPLIAPDTRAILAAKAGFEELLAIRQDSTLFRLRTAQDVIDRLKFHNTGPNQVPGVVAMSISGTEPTKYPGAQYKQVVVVINVGKAASAVAIPELKGRRLQLHRIQRTGSDAVVKASAYAPDTGSFTIPARTTAVFVQHAND, encoded by the coding sequence TTGATTTCACGTTTTGGCCTGGCGCTTGCCTGCGCGAGCCTTTTCGCCGGTTGCGGCGGCAGTGGCGACGACGCGGCGGATGCGCCGCAGGCGGCCGCGGCGCCCGTCCGCATGGCCGCCGCCACGGAGCGGGCCAGTGCCGCGGCGCCGGTCGCACCCGGCAGCATCCGCATGCATTTCCACCGCATGCAGGGCGACGAAGCCCAGTGGGGCGTGTATTCCTGGGACGGTCCGCAGACTCCGAGCCCGGCCTGGATCTCGGGCCGCTTCATGTTCACGCAGCGCGACGCGTTCGGCGCCTACGTGGACATCCCGCTCGCCGCCGGCAAGACGGCCATTTCCTTCCTCGTCACGGACGGCAACGGCACCAAGAACTGCGGCGCCGACCAGCAGGCTGCCCTGCGTCCGGACGTGATGACCGCCGGCCAGGAAGTGTGGCTGCTCGAAGGCGACTGCACCGTGCACGCCGAACAGCCGGCCCTCACCTACGGCAACCTGGGAAGCGCCAAGGCGCACTGGCTGTCGGGAACCACGCTGGCCTGGCCCGGCGCCCCGGCCAACGCCACCTACCGCCTGTACTACGCGCTCAATGGCGGCATGACGGCCAGCCCGAGCGCCACCACGGGCCTGGCCGGTGCCGACGGCAGCCTGCCCCTCGAGGCGGCCGCGCTGCCGGAAGCCATCCGGCAGAAATTCCCCCACCTGGCCGGTGCCACCGGCCTGCGCCTGGCCGGTGCCGGCGGCGGTGACGCTGCCCGCTTCGACAGCGCCAGGCTGGCCAGCGCCCAGTTCGCCATTGCGCAGATCGCCGCGGACGGCAGCCTGGTGCAGGTCACGTCGCTGCAGCAGGCCGGCATGCTGGACGACCTGTTCGCCACGCGCGCCAGCAACGCGCAACTTGGTGTCACGTTCGACCGCCAGGGCGTGCCCACCTTCCGCGTGTGGGCCCCGACGGCGAAGTCGGTGCGACTGGACGTGTATGCCAGCGCCAGCGCCGCCAATGCGACGTCGGTGCCGATGACGCGCAACGCCGCCAGCGGCGTGTGGTCGTATACGGCGCCAAACGCGTCGTGGACCAACAGCGCTTATTACACGTATACGGTGCAGGTACTGTCGCGCTGGGCGAACAACACGCTGGTCACGAACACGGTGACGGACCCGTATTCGCTCAGCGTGTCCGCCAACAGCACGCGCAGCTTCGTGGCCAACCTGGACAGCCCGGGCCTGAAACCGGCGGGCTGGGACGACCATGCCATTCCCAAGCTCGACTCCCCCACCGACATCGCGCTGTACGAACTGCACATCCGCGATTTCTCCGCGACCGACAACACGGTGCCGGCGGCCCACCGCGGCAAGTACCTGGCGTTCACGGACACGGAAGCGGCGCCGATGCGCCACCTGAAATCGCTGCAGAAGGCCGGCATGACGCACGTGCACCTGCTGCCCAGCTATGACTTCTCCAGCGTCGACGAAGCGGGCTGCGTGACGCCCGTGATTCCGGGCGGCGCCGCGGATGCGACCACGCAGCAGGCCGCGGTGGCCGCCACGCGCGACACCGACTGCTTCAACTGGGGCTATGACCCGGTGCACTACAACACGCCCGAAGGCAGCTACGCCACGGACGCGAAGGACGGCGCCGTGCGCGTGCGCGAGTTCCGGTCGATGGTGCAGGCCCTGCACGAAACCGGCCTGCGCGTGACGATGGACGTGGTGTACAACCACACGAGCCAGTCGCAGCAGGGACCGCTGTCGGTGCTGGACCGCATCGTGCCAGCCTACTACTACCGGCTGGGCGCGGAAGGCAATATCCTGAACGACAGCTGCTGCGCCGACACGGCACAGGAAAACGCCATGATGGCCAAGCTGATGATCGACTCGGTGGCCTTGTGGACGAAGCAGTACAAGATCGACAGCTTCCGCTTCGACATCATGGGCTTCACGCCGCTGGCGCTGATGAAGCGCCTGCAAGTGGCCGCCGACACCGCGGCGGGCCGCCCCATCTACTTGTACGGCGAGGCATGGAACTTCGGCGCCGTGGGCAATGACGCGCGCTTCGTGCAGGCCCGCCAGGCCAATATGTTCGGCACCGGCATCGGCTCGTTCAACGACCGCATCCGCGATACCGTGCGGGGCGGCGGCTGCTGCGACACGGGCAGTGCGCTGGTCACCCAGCAGGGCTTCATCAACGGCGTGTGGCTCGACCCGAACGCCGAGTCCACGCAAACGCGCGACGATGCGCTGCGCCTGGCCGACCTGGCACGCGTGGCCCTCTCCGGCACGCTGCGCGACTACCGCTTCACGGACCGCTTCGGCAACGTGCGCAGCAACGCCGAGATCGACTACTTCGGCCAGCAGGCGGGGTTCGCCGCCAGCCCGGCGGAAACGATCAACTACATCGAAGCGCATGACAACCAGACGCTGTTCGACGTGAACGCACTGAAGCTGCCGCAGGCAACGCCGCTGGCGGACCGCGTGCGGGTGCAGACGCTGGGCGCGGCCATCAACATCCTGTCGCAAGGCGTGCCGTTCTTCCACGCGGGCCAGGAAATCCTCCGTTCGAAGTCGCTGGACCGTGACAGCTACAACGCCGGCGACTGGTTCAACCGCCTCGACTACGGCTACACGTCGAACAACTTCGGCGTGGGCCTGCCGGTGGCGGGCGTGAACGAAGGCAGCTGGCCGGTGATGGCGCCGGTGCTGGCCAATCCGCTCATCGCACCGGATACGCGGGCGATCCTGGCCGCCAAGGCGGGCTTCGAGGAGTTGCTGGCGATCCGCCAGGACAGCACGCTGTTCCGCCTGCGCACGGCACAGGATGTGATCGACCGCCTGAAGTTCCACAACACGGGGCCGAACCAGGTGCCGGGCGTGGTGGCGATGAGCATCTCGGGCACGGAACCGACGAAGTACCCGGGCGCGCAATACAAGCAGGTGGTCGTGGTCATCAACGTGGGCAAGGCGGCCAGCGCCGTCGCCATCCCCGAGCTGAAAGGCCGCAGGCTGCAGCTGCACCGCATCCAGCGCACCGGCAGCGACGCGGTGGTGAAGGCTTCCGCCTATGCGCCGGACACGGGCAGCTTCACGATCCCGGCCCGCACCACGGCCGTGTTCGTGCAGCACGCGAACGACTAA